In one window of Nicotiana tabacum cultivar K326 chromosome 12, ASM71507v2, whole genome shotgun sequence DNA:
- the LOC107827816 gene encoding glutathione S-transferase TCHQD isoform X2, producing MQLYHHPLSLDSQKVRLTLEEKGIDYTSHHVNPLTGKNMDTFFFSMNPSAKIPVFQNGSHIIYDTVEIIQYIERIAEKVSSGGNNLNLSSREVVEWMHKIQEWDSMYFTLFHVPDKYRLYVSKFLRRVIIARMAESPDLASAYHCKLRDAYDTDDKLKNADVLRRCENHLVRLLDEVEVKLGETSYLAGEEFSLADVVLIPVLARLQLLNLEDEYINSRPNTADYWMLVKQRPSYKKVIGRYFDGWKRRKTLLKTWCFIRIRSMLRKY from the exons ATGCAGCTATATCATCATCCTTTGTCCTTGGACAGTCAGAAGGTGAGACTTACTTTGGAGGAGAAAGGCATTGATTACACGTCGCATCATGTGAACCCTTTAACGGGCAAGAACATGGATACATTTTTCTTCAGTATGAATCCAAGTGCAAAAATTCCTGTCTTTCAGAATGGTTCTCACATCATATATGATACAGTTGAGATTATTCA GTATATCGAAAGAATTGCAGAAAAAGTGTCTTCTGGTGGAAACAATCTAAACCTCAGCAGCAGAGAAGTTGTTGAATGGATGCATAAAATACAAGAATGGGACTCAATGTACTTTACCCTTTTCCATGTCCCTGACAAGTATCGGTTATATGTTTCGAAATTCTTGAGACGTGTAATAATTGCCCGAATGGCTGAATCTCCTGACTTAGCAAGTGCCTACCACTGTAAGTTAAGAGATGCATATGATACCGACGACAAGTTGAAGAATGCTGACGTTTTGAGACGATGTGAGAATCATCTAGTAAGGCTTCTGGATGAGGTAGAAGTTAAACTTGGTGAAACATCATATCTAGCCGGGGAAGAGTTCAGTCTAGCTGATGTAGTGCTCATTCCTGTTCTGGCTAGATTACAACTCTTGAACTTGGAAGACGAGTACATAAACAGTCGTCCAAACACAGCAGATTACTGGATGTTGGTTAAGCAGAGACCTAGTTATAAGAAGGTGATTGGCAGGTACTTTGATGGATGGAAAAGACGGAAAACATTGCTGAAAACATGGTGTTTCATCCGTATCAGAAGCATGCTGCGAAAATATTGA
- the LOC107827816 gene encoding glutathione S-transferase TCHQD isoform X4 has translation MVLTSYMIQLRLFSKHQQYIERIAEKVSSGGNNLNLSSREVVEWMHKIQEWDSMYFTLFHVPDKYRLYVSKFLRRVIIARMAESPDLASAYHCKLRDAYDTDDKLKNADVLRRCENHLVRLLDEVEVKLGETSYLAGEEFSLADVVLIPVLARLQLLNLEDEYINSRPNTADYWMLVKQRPSYKKVIGRYFDGWKRRKTLLKTWCFIRIRSMLRKY, from the exons ATGGTTCTCACATCATATATGATACAGTTGAGATTATTCAGTAAGCATCAACA GTATATCGAAAGAATTGCAGAAAAAGTGTCTTCTGGTGGAAACAATCTAAACCTCAGCAGCAGAGAAGTTGTTGAATGGATGCATAAAATACAAGAATGGGACTCAATGTACTTTACCCTTTTCCATGTCCCTGACAAGTATCGGTTATATGTTTCGAAATTCTTGAGACGTGTAATAATTGCCCGAATGGCTGAATCTCCTGACTTAGCAAGTGCCTACCACTGTAAGTTAAGAGATGCATATGATACCGACGACAAGTTGAAGAATGCTGACGTTTTGAGACGATGTGAGAATCATCTAGTAAGGCTTCTGGATGAGGTAGAAGTTAAACTTGGTGAAACATCATATCTAGCCGGGGAAGAGTTCAGTCTAGCTGATGTAGTGCTCATTCCTGTTCTGGCTAGATTACAACTCTTGAACTTGGAAGACGAGTACATAAACAGTCGTCCAAACACAGCAGATTACTGGATGTTGGTTAAGCAGAGACCTAGTTATAAGAAGGTGATTGGCAGGTACTTTGATGGATGGAAAAGACGGAAAACATTGCTGAAAACATGGTGTTTCATCCGTATCAGAAGCATGCTGCGAAAATATTGA
- the LOC107827816 gene encoding glutathione S-transferase TCHQD isoform X1, which yields MVMRCRCNMQLYHHPLSLDSQKVRLTLEEKGIDYTSHHVNPLTGKNMDTFFFSMNPSAKIPVFQNGSHIIYDTVEIIQYIERIAEKVSSGGNNLNLSSREVVEWMHKIQEWDSMYFTLFHVPDKYRLYVSKFLRRVIIARMAESPDLASAYHCKLRDAYDTDDKLKNADVLRRCENHLVRLLDEVEVKLGETSYLAGEEFSLADVVLIPVLARLQLLNLEDEYINSRPNTADYWMLVKQRPSYKKVIGRYFDGWKRRKTLLKTWCFIRIRSMLRKY from the exons ATGGTAATGAGGTGCAGGTGTAACATGCAGCTATATCATCATCCTTTGTCCTTGGACAGTCAGAAGGTGAGACTTACTTTGGAGGAGAAAGGCATTGATTACACGTCGCATCATGTGAACCCTTTAACGGGCAAGAACATGGATACATTTTTCTTCAGTATGAATCCAAGTGCAAAAATTCCTGTCTTTCAGAATGGTTCTCACATCATATATGATACAGTTGAGATTATTCA GTATATCGAAAGAATTGCAGAAAAAGTGTCTTCTGGTGGAAACAATCTAAACCTCAGCAGCAGAGAAGTTGTTGAATGGATGCATAAAATACAAGAATGGGACTCAATGTACTTTACCCTTTTCCATGTCCCTGACAAGTATCGGTTATATGTTTCGAAATTCTTGAGACGTGTAATAATTGCCCGAATGGCTGAATCTCCTGACTTAGCAAGTGCCTACCACTGTAAGTTAAGAGATGCATATGATACCGACGACAAGTTGAAGAATGCTGACGTTTTGAGACGATGTGAGAATCATCTAGTAAGGCTTCTGGATGAGGTAGAAGTTAAACTTGGTGAAACATCATATCTAGCCGGGGAAGAGTTCAGTCTAGCTGATGTAGTGCTCATTCCTGTTCTGGCTAGATTACAACTCTTGAACTTGGAAGACGAGTACATAAACAGTCGTCCAAACACAGCAGATTACTGGATGTTGGTTAAGCAGAGACCTAGTTATAAGAAGGTGATTGGCAGGTACTTTGATGGATGGAAAAGACGGAAAACATTGCTGAAAACATGGTGTTTCATCCGTATCAGAAGCATGCTGCGAAAATATTGA
- the LOC107827816 gene encoding glutathione S-transferase TCHQD isoform X3 has product MDTFFFSMNPSAKIPVFQNGSHIIYDTVEIIQYIERIAEKVSSGGNNLNLSSREVVEWMHKIQEWDSMYFTLFHVPDKYRLYVSKFLRRVIIARMAESPDLASAYHCKLRDAYDTDDKLKNADVLRRCENHLVRLLDEVEVKLGETSYLAGEEFSLADVVLIPVLARLQLLNLEDEYINSRPNTADYWMLVKQRPSYKKVIGRYFDGWKRRKTLLKTWCFIRIRSMLRKY; this is encoded by the exons ATGGATACATTTTTCTTCAGTATGAATCCAAGTGCAAAAATTCCTGTCTTTCAGAATGGTTCTCACATCATATATGATACAGTTGAGATTATTCA GTATATCGAAAGAATTGCAGAAAAAGTGTCTTCTGGTGGAAACAATCTAAACCTCAGCAGCAGAGAAGTTGTTGAATGGATGCATAAAATACAAGAATGGGACTCAATGTACTTTACCCTTTTCCATGTCCCTGACAAGTATCGGTTATATGTTTCGAAATTCTTGAGACGTGTAATAATTGCCCGAATGGCTGAATCTCCTGACTTAGCAAGTGCCTACCACTGTAAGTTAAGAGATGCATATGATACCGACGACAAGTTGAAGAATGCTGACGTTTTGAGACGATGTGAGAATCATCTAGTAAGGCTTCTGGATGAGGTAGAAGTTAAACTTGGTGAAACATCATATCTAGCCGGGGAAGAGTTCAGTCTAGCTGATGTAGTGCTCATTCCTGTTCTGGCTAGATTACAACTCTTGAACTTGGAAGACGAGTACATAAACAGTCGTCCAAACACAGCAGATTACTGGATGTTGGTTAAGCAGAGACCTAGTTATAAGAAGGTGATTGGCAGGTACTTTGATGGATGGAAAAGACGGAAAACATTGCTGAAAACATGGTGTTTCATCCGTATCAGAAGCATGCTGCGAAAATATTGA